A window of the Agrococcus jejuensis genome harbors these coding sequences:
- a CDS encoding GNAT family N-acetyltransferase: MTSAELVCVLQAIPAFKGAFPSGPGIACNTHGTRTGVRMGVDVRVLVEHEVAVLAALEPTGRDFAIGMWAAQQRGESVLLVAWVDDVPVGHGQLTTGVDPELRNLHVAAVARGHGVGTAIVHAAEGHARAAGAASLAVGVADDNPRARALYERLGYVGTGIRSTTTYDYVDDAGARRTATETDETLRRALG, translated from the coding sequence GTGACGAGCGCTGAGTTGGTCTGCGTTTTGCAGGCGATTCCGGCCTTCAAGGGAGCATTCCCCTCAGGACCCGGAATCGCCTGCAATACGCACGGGACACGGACGGGAGTGCGGATGGGCGTCGACGTGCGGGTGCTCGTCGAGCACGAGGTCGCGGTCCTCGCCGCGCTCGAGCCGACGGGCCGGGACTTCGCGATCGGGATGTGGGCGGCGCAGCAGCGCGGGGAATCGGTGCTGCTCGTGGCGTGGGTGGACGACGTGCCTGTCGGTCACGGTCAACTGACGACCGGCGTCGATCCCGAGCTCCGCAACCTCCACGTCGCCGCGGTCGCGCGCGGTCACGGTGTCGGCACCGCGATCGTCCACGCCGCCGAGGGGCATGCGCGAGCGGCAGGCGCAGCCTCGCTGGCGGTCGGCGTCGCCGACGACAACCCGCGCGCCCGCGCGCTCTACGAACGCCTCGGCTACGTCGGCACCGGCATTCGCTCGACGACGACGTACGACTACGTCGACGACGCGGGCGCGCGCCGCACGGCGACGGAGACCGACGAGACGCTGCGGCGCGCGCTCGGCTGA
- a CDS encoding DUF368 domain-containing protein, which translates to MPAVRTLVDLLRGAIIGVVEVIPGVSGGTVALLIGVYERLLTSASALVRGVVRAVVDPLRGRGLAGARTHLAQVEWRLVLPIGIGMVLALVTAARVVEPLLDEHPVTSRALFAGLIVASLVVPARMLGARWRVRDVALAVAAAAAGFLLTGLPSATVEDPSPLAILGSAALAVCALVLPGVSGSFVLVTTGMYQPALAALNGGDVPTIALFMAGGVLGLAVFVHVLRWLLASHRRVTLAIMTGLMAGSLRALWPWQSDDRDLLAPSGDVGIVALWFVAGVVLVGAVLAVELAVVRRRARTASSADDAARRD; encoded by the coding sequence GTGCCTGCCGTCCGCACCCTCGTCGACCTGCTGCGCGGCGCCATCATCGGCGTCGTGGAGGTGATCCCCGGCGTGAGCGGCGGCACCGTCGCGCTGCTCATCGGCGTCTACGAGCGTCTGCTCACGTCGGCGTCGGCGCTCGTACGGGGTGTGGTGCGCGCCGTCGTCGATCCGTTGCGCGGCCGTGGCCTCGCCGGTGCACGCACGCACCTGGCCCAGGTCGAGTGGCGGCTCGTGCTCCCGATCGGCATCGGCATGGTGCTCGCGCTCGTGACGGCCGCACGCGTGGTCGAGCCGCTGCTCGACGAGCATCCCGTGACGTCGCGCGCGCTCTTCGCCGGACTCATCGTCGCCTCGCTCGTCGTGCCGGCGCGGATGCTCGGGGCGCGCTGGCGCGTGCGCGACGTCGCGCTGGCCGTCGCCGCAGCGGCGGCGGGATTCCTGCTCACGGGGCTGCCGTCGGCGACCGTCGAGGATCCGTCGCCGCTCGCGATCCTCGGCTCGGCGGCGCTCGCGGTCTGCGCGCTCGTGCTGCCCGGCGTCTCGGGCTCGTTCGTGCTCGTGACGACGGGCATGTACCAGCCGGCACTCGCGGCGCTCAACGGCGGCGACGTGCCCACGATCGCGCTGTTCATGGCCGGCGGCGTGCTGGGCCTCGCGGTGTTCGTGCACGTGCTGCGGTGGCTGCTCGCGTCGCACCGGCGCGTGACGCTCGCGATCATGACGGGCCTCATGGCGGGCTCGCTGCGCGCGCTGTGGCCGTGGCAGTCCGACGATCGCGACCTGCTGGCGCCGTCGGGCGACGTCGGGATCGTGGCGCTGTGGTTCGTCGCGGGCGTCGTGCTGGTGGGTGCAGTGCTCGCGGTCGAGCTCGCGGTCGTGCGGCGTCGCGCGAGGACGGCGTCGAGCGCCGACGACGCCGCCCGCCGCGACTAG
- a CDS encoding MFS transporter — protein MLSIVSTATVDDRTLRRRARAWALWDWGSASFNAVVTTFVFSRYIASDLFVDPAIVDAGTETETFTPSADGIRALTAALAENAAVVAWAVAIAGGLVALLAPILGQRSDGSGKRKLWLGINTGLTILAMLGMFFVTPVPEYIWLGAALLGVGNLFFEFASVNYNAMLHQVSTKETMGRVSGFGWGMGYVGGIVLLAILLVLFLFPFGDPSANGLLAIPTGNEGAALDVRLAIVVSAVWFAIFAIPVLVAVPELPARERGERVSVVESYRRLFRTIARIGRRDPKTLLFLVSSAIFRDGLSAIFTFGAIIASTVFGFSSTEVLLFAIAANVTAGAGTFVGGWADDRFGPKAVIMTSLIVLSTAGISAIFIQGKAAFWVVGLILTIFVGPVQASARSFMARITPPGREGEMFGLYATTGRAVSFLAPTLFGIFVTIFADTRFGIIGIVIVLLAGLALLIPVTAKPVTIDDADAVDAGAGLPTPPLRGDDPQR, from the coding sequence ATGCTCAGCATCGTGAGCACCGCGACCGTCGACGACCGCACCCTCCGCCGCCGCGCCCGCGCGTGGGCGCTGTGGGACTGGGGCTCCGCCTCGTTCAACGCCGTCGTCACGACGTTCGTCTTCAGCCGCTACATCGCCTCCGACCTCTTCGTCGACCCGGCGATCGTCGACGCCGGCACCGAGACCGAGACGTTCACCCCGAGCGCCGACGGCATCCGCGCGCTCACGGCCGCGCTCGCCGAGAATGCCGCCGTCGTCGCGTGGGCCGTCGCGATCGCGGGCGGCCTCGTGGCGCTGCTCGCGCCCATCCTCGGCCAGCGGTCGGATGGCTCCGGCAAGCGCAAGCTGTGGCTCGGCATCAACACGGGCCTCACGATCCTCGCGATGCTCGGCATGTTCTTCGTGACGCCCGTGCCCGAGTACATCTGGCTCGGCGCCGCGCTGCTCGGCGTCGGCAACCTCTTCTTCGAGTTCGCCTCCGTGAACTACAACGCGATGCTGCACCAGGTGTCGACGAAGGAGACGATGGGCCGCGTCTCGGGCTTCGGCTGGGGCATGGGCTACGTCGGCGGCATCGTGCTGCTGGCGATCCTGCTCGTGCTGTTCCTCTTCCCGTTCGGCGACCCGTCGGCGAACGGCCTGCTGGCGATTCCGACCGGCAACGAGGGGGCGGCGCTCGACGTGCGGCTCGCGATCGTGGTGTCGGCGGTGTGGTTCGCGATCTTCGCCATCCCGGTGCTCGTCGCCGTGCCCGAGCTGCCCGCGCGGGAGCGCGGCGAGCGCGTGAGCGTCGTCGAGTCGTACCGCCGTCTGTTCCGCACGATCGCGCGCATCGGCCGCCGCGACCCGAAGACGCTGCTGTTCCTCGTGTCGAGCGCCATCTTCCGCGACGGTCTCTCCGCCATCTTCACGTTCGGCGCGATCATCGCCTCCACGGTCTTCGGCTTCTCGTCGACCGAGGTGCTGCTCTTCGCGATCGCCGCGAACGTCACGGCCGGTGCCGGCACGTTCGTGGGCGGCTGGGCCGACGACCGCTTCGGCCCGAAGGCCGTCATCATGACGTCGCTCATCGTGCTGTCGACGGCGGGCATCTCGGCGATCTTCATCCAGGGCAAGGCGGCGTTCTGGGTCGTCGGCCTCATCCTCACGATCTTCGTCGGACCCGTGCAGGCGTCGGCGCGCTCGTTCATGGCGCGCATCACCCCGCCCGGCCGCGAGGGCGAGATGTTCGGCCTCTACGCGACGACGGGCCGCGCGGTGTCGTTCCTCGCGCCGACGCTCTTCGGCATCTTCGTGACGATCTTCGCCGACACGCGCTTCGGCATCATCGGCATCGTCATCGTGCTGCTCGCGGGTCTCGCGCTGCTCATCCCGGTGACGGCGAAGCCCGTCACGATCGACGACGCGGATGCGGTGGATGCGGGCGCCGGCCTGCCGACGCCGCCGCTGCGCGGCGACGACCCGCAGCGCTGA
- a CDS encoding cation:proton antiporter regulatory subunit, which translates to MDITQTLLPGVGVRYDMTTRKGVPVSVVVHREGPADLCVSSKHDPDDVRLALHLDEEEIDALTDVLGAHRITQSMVDVTRPIPGLDTARLLVDAGSPFAGRTLGDTKARTLTGCSIVAIVRDDDVIAAPTPAEQLLAGDSLVAIGSKEGLDQLRTRLSG; encoded by the coding sequence GTGGACATCACGCAGACGCTCCTCCCCGGTGTGGGAGTGCGCTACGACATGACGACGCGCAAGGGCGTGCCCGTCAGCGTCGTCGTGCATCGCGAGGGCCCTGCCGACCTCTGCGTCTCCAGCAAGCACGACCCCGACGACGTGCGCCTCGCCCTCCACCTCGACGAGGAGGAGATCGACGCGCTCACCGACGTGCTCGGCGCGCACCGCATCACGCAGTCGATGGTCGACGTGACCCGCCCCATCCCGGGCCTCGACACGGCGCGACTGCTCGTGGATGCCGGCTCGCCGTTCGCGGGCCGCACCCTCGGAGACACGAAGGCCCGCACCCTCACCGGCTGCTCGATCGTCGCCATCGTGCGCGACGACGACGTCATCGCCGCCCCCACGCCCGCCGAGCAGCTGCTCGCGGGCGACTCGCTCGTCGCCATCGGTTCCAAGGAAGGGCTCGACCAGCTGCGCACCCGCCTGAGCGGGTAG
- a CDS encoding cation:proton antiporter, which translates to MHDISALLLELGAVVLGVSVLGLIAHRVGISPIPLMLLAGLMLGSGSFIDLGAAEPFIEPAAEIGVLLLLLMLGLEFTAGELGQSLKRHSTSGAIDFALNASAGFLVGIVLGMPWQAALALAGITWVSSSGIIARLLDDLGRVANRETPAVLSILVIEDIAMAIFLPILIAVLTGAAWWQALGAVALAVAAVTIILVASQRASGGIRWLLSHPSDEQVLLRLFGITLVVAGLTQLLGASAAVGAFLVGIAVPPSIAERARAILGPLRDLFAAIFFLSFGLPIVPADLLPVLPAALLLAIVTAGTKMATGWLAAKRDGVQVKGRLRAGATLIARGEFSIIIAALAVGAGFTELGPLAACYVLILAIAGPIAARFIVRAPRRDEALA; encoded by the coding sequence GTGCACGACATCTCCGCATTGCTCCTCGAGCTCGGGGCTGTCGTGCTCGGCGTGTCCGTGCTGGGTCTCATCGCTCACCGCGTCGGCATCTCGCCCATCCCGCTCATGCTGCTCGCGGGGCTCATGCTCGGCTCGGGCTCCTTCATCGACCTCGGTGCCGCCGAGCCGTTCATCGAGCCGGCCGCCGAGATCGGCGTGCTGCTGCTCCTGCTCATGCTGGGCCTGGAGTTCACGGCCGGCGAGCTGGGGCAGTCGCTCAAGCGGCACTCGACGTCGGGCGCGATCGACTTCGCGCTCAACGCATCCGCTGGGTTCCTCGTCGGCATCGTGCTCGGGATGCCGTGGCAGGCCGCGCTCGCGCTCGCGGGCATCACGTGGGTGTCGTCGTCGGGCATCATCGCCCGCCTGCTCGACGACCTCGGCCGCGTCGCCAACCGCGAGACGCCCGCGGTGCTGTCGATCCTCGTGATCGAGGACATCGCGATGGCGATCTTCCTGCCGATCCTCATCGCGGTGCTCACGGGTGCCGCGTGGTGGCAGGCGCTCGGCGCGGTGGCGCTCGCGGTCGCGGCGGTGACGATCATCCTCGTCGCGTCGCAGCGGGCGTCGGGCGGCATCCGCTGGCTGCTGAGCCACCCGAGCGACGAGCAGGTGCTGCTGCGCCTCTTCGGCATCACCCTCGTCGTCGCCGGGCTCACGCAGCTGCTCGGCGCGTCCGCCGCCGTCGGCGCGTTCCTCGTGGGCATCGCGGTGCCGCCGTCGATCGCCGAGCGGGCGCGCGCGATCCTCGGGCCGCTGCGCGACCTGTTCGCGGCGATCTTCTTCCTGTCGTTCGGACTGCCGATCGTGCCCGCCGACCTGCTGCCGGTGCTGCCGGCGGCGCTGCTGCTCGCGATCGTCACCGCCGGCACGAAGATGGCGACCGGATGGCTCGCCGCGAAGCGCGACGGCGTGCAGGTGAAGGGGCGTCTGCGCGCGGGCGCGACGCTCATCGCGCGCGGCGAGTTCTCGATCATCATCGCCGCGCTCGCCGTCGGGGCCGGCTTCACCGAGCTCGGCCCGCTCGCGGCCTGCTACGTGCTCATCCTCGCGATCGCCGGCCCGATCGCGGCCCGCTTCATCGTGCGGGCCCCGCGCCGCGACGAGGCGCTGGCGTAG
- a CDS encoding cupin domain-containing protein, with amino-acid sequence MSDTQRDVRSIPAAFDVVTEPWQPHRLATVNDADVKVVRLLGEFVWHTHPDTDELFLVRSGTLVIQLRDGDVTLGPGDVYVIPAGVEHCPIAREEVEAVLIERVGTLNTGDAGGDRTFEAREL; translated from the coding sequence ATGAGCGACACCCAGCGCGACGTGCGCAGCATCCCCGCCGCCTTCGACGTCGTCACCGAGCCGTGGCAGCCGCATCGGCTCGCGACCGTCAACGACGCCGACGTCAAGGTCGTGCGCCTGCTCGGCGAGTTCGTGTGGCACACGCATCCCGACACCGACGAGCTGTTCCTCGTGCGCTCGGGCACGCTCGTCATCCAGCTGCGCGACGGCGACGTGACGCTCGGCCCCGGCGACGTCTACGTCATCCCGGCCGGCGTCGAGCACTGCCCGATCGCGCGCGAGGAGGTCGAGGCGGTGCTCATCGAGCGCGTCGGCACCCTGAACACGGGCGACGCCGGCGGCGACCGCACGTTCGAGGCGCGCGAGCTCTGA
- a CDS encoding DUF899 domain-containing protein — MTEPSMQHLPEVVDRETWRAARLALLEREKAITRERDRVNADRRRLPMVRVEQEYVFDGLDGERTLLDLFDGREQLVVHHLMFGPDWDAACKSCSSAADQIPRLRQLHARRTSLVAISRAPIARIAPYRDRMGWDFPWLSSFRSSFNYDFHATLDDRVAPIELHHRTASDLEVHGTPWTGGPWEPSMNGEEVPGISVFLRVGDDVFHTYSTFGRGIEEFHHGYPWLDLTPLGRQEAWEEPAGRAEPLGRQVGGPGLRYPDEYDE; from the coding sequence ATGACGGAGCCGTCGATGCAGCACCTGCCCGAGGTCGTCGATCGCGAGACGTGGCGTGCAGCGAGGCTCGCGCTGCTCGAGCGCGAGAAGGCCATCACGCGCGAGCGCGACCGCGTGAACGCCGACCGGCGACGTCTGCCGATGGTGCGCGTCGAGCAGGAGTACGTCTTCGACGGCCTCGACGGCGAGCGCACGCTGCTCGACCTGTTCGACGGCCGCGAGCAGCTCGTCGTGCACCACCTCATGTTCGGACCCGACTGGGATGCGGCCTGCAAGAGCTGCTCGTCGGCCGCCGACCAGATCCCGCGCCTGCGGCAGCTGCACGCGCGGCGCACGAGCCTCGTCGCCATCTCGCGCGCGCCGATCGCGAGGATCGCGCCGTACCGCGACCGCATGGGCTGGGACTTCCCATGGCTGTCGTCGTTCCGCTCGTCGTTCAACTACGACTTCCACGCCACGCTCGACGACCGCGTCGCGCCGATCGAGCTGCACCATCGCACCGCATCCGACCTCGAGGTGCACGGGACGCCGTGGACGGGCGGTCCGTGGGAGCCGAGCATGAACGGCGAGGAGGTGCCCGGCATCAGCGTGTTCCTGCGCGTCGGCGACGACGTCTTCCACACGTACTCGACGTTCGGGCGCGGCATCGAGGAGTTCCACCACGGCTACCCGTGGCTCGACCTCACGCCGCTCGGCAGGCAGGAGGCGTGGGAGGAGCCGGCCGGTCGCGCCGAGCCGCTCGGCCGCCAGGTGGGAGGCCCGGGGCTGCGCTACCCCGACGAGTACGACGAGTGA
- a CDS encoding DUF1345 domain-containing protein yields MSRGTSIMHREVVRSSVATVIAFAVMGALFVVAGRFGLLVTEASSISAVVLALTFGLYGPIFLALTWLSFRDLRGAMLRSHVVRSDERSRVVRLLMLAGPKSWAMLVIVAGVYSVVLLTTGEARSNPWLVSVCVLGVAGTWVLMVAVFAIEYMRSWANHESLVFPGDEERTFRDFLYLSVQQSTTFSSSDVQIVRGHARSLAMVHSVVAFAYSTAIIAVFASLLIAVAG; encoded by the coding sequence ATGTCGCGCGGCACGAGCATCATGCACCGGGAGGTCGTGCGGTCGAGCGTCGCGACCGTGATCGCCTTCGCGGTCATGGGCGCGCTGTTCGTCGTCGCGGGCAGGTTCGGGCTGCTCGTCACCGAGGCCTCCTCGATCTCGGCTGTGGTGCTCGCGCTCACCTTCGGCCTCTACGGGCCGATCTTCCTGGCGCTCACATGGCTGTCGTTCCGCGACCTTCGCGGCGCCATGCTGCGATCCCACGTCGTGCGATCCGACGAGCGCAGCCGCGTCGTGCGCCTGCTCATGCTCGCTGGGCCGAAGTCGTGGGCGATGCTCGTGATCGTGGCGGGCGTCTACTCCGTGGTGCTGCTGACGACGGGCGAGGCTCGCTCGAACCCGTGGCTCGTCTCGGTGTGCGTGCTCGGCGTCGCGGGCACGTGGGTGCTGATGGTCGCCGTGTTCGCGATCGAGTACATGCGCAGCTGGGCGAACCACGAGTCGCTCGTGTTCCCCGGCGACGAGGAGCGCACCTTCCGCGACTTCCTCTACCTGTCGGTGCAGCAGTCGACGACGTTCTCATCGTCCGACGTGCAGATCGTGCGCGGCCACGCCCGCTCGCTCGCGATGGTGCATTCCGTCGTCGCGTTCGCCTATTCGACGGCGATCATCGCGGTCTTCGCGTCGCTGCTCATCGCGGTCGCGGGCTGA